The proteins below come from a single Acidimicrobiia bacterium genomic window:
- a CDS encoding holo-ACP synthase, translating into MIGIGTDLVEIDRFRRSLARTPGLRTRLFRPGEQEYADRRNDPTERYAARFAAKEAVLKALGLGLGAIALYDIEVIKAEFGAPELLLHGTAQQAAHQAGVQRWLLTLSHTEHTAMAIAVAL; encoded by the coding sequence GTGATTGGCATCGGTACTGACCTCGTAGAAATTGACCGATTTCGCCGATCGTTGGCTCGTACCCCGGGGCTCCGTACTCGCCTTTTTCGGCCCGGCGAACAAGAATACGCCGACCGGCGAAACGACCCTACGGAACGCTACGCGGCGCGCTTTGCCGCCAAAGAGGCGGTGCTAAAAGCTCTTGGTTTGGGTCTCGGGGCCATTGCCCTCTACGACATTGAGGTGATAAAAGCCGAATTCGGAGCCCCCGAGTTGTTGCTCCACGGTACGGCTCAACAAGCGGCTCACCAGGCCGGGGTGCAACGTTGGTTATTGACCCTCAGCCATACCGAACACACCGCTATGGCTATCGCAGTGGCTCTTTGA
- a CDS encoding class I SAM-dependent methyltransferase produces the protein MTSTETPNGAGIARLRLLWKLFRDERQNPEPFYRALAAESALDLNQRYGLAQTNVLDIGCGPGWYAEALRQHQATVVGIDGSVEALTRANPPITGLSIGDATCLAFPDASFDGVFCSNMLEHVSDPEAVIDEMARVLRPGGWGYLSWTNWYSPHGGHHMNPYQYLGPRWGPRLYEKRHGPPPDNRFGKELFAVHIGPTLRFMRNHPQINVHRVEPRYWPWARPITAIPLVREVFTWNCLVRFTRQDI, from the coding sequence ATGACTTCAACGGAGACTCCCAACGGCGCTGGTATCGCTCGTTTGCGGTTGCTTTGGAAGCTTTTTCGAGACGAGCGCCAAAACCCTGAACCCTTCTATCGAGCCTTAGCCGCCGAGTCTGCCCTTGACCTCAACCAGCGGTACGGGTTGGCGCAAACCAACGTTTTGGACATCGGTTGCGGCCCGGGTTGGTACGCCGAGGCACTGCGTCAACACCAAGCCACCGTGGTCGGTATCGATGGGAGCGTTGAAGCGCTTACCCGAGCCAACCCACCAATTACTGGTTTATCTATTGGCGACGCTACCTGTTTGGCTTTTCCGGATGCTTCGTTTGATGGGGTTTTTTGTTCAAACATGCTTGAACACGTCAGCGACCCCGAAGCAGTTATTGACGAAATGGCCCGAGTGCTTCGGCCGGGCGGTTGGGGCTACCTTTCCTGGACCAATTGGTACTCGCCACACGGCGGACACCACATGAACCCCTACCAATATTTAGGCCCCCGTTGGGGTCCTCGGCTTTATGAGAAGCGCCATGGTCCGCCCCCCGACAACCGATTCGGCAAAGAACTCTTTGCCGTTCACATCGGGCCGACCTTGCGTTTCATGCGCAACCATCCACAGATCAACGTGCACCGGGTGGAGCCGCGCTATTGGCCGTGGGCTCGGCCCATTACCGCCATTCCTTTAGTACGTGAAGTGTTCACTTGGAATTGCCTCGTTCGCTTTACTCGTCAAGATATTTAA
- a CDS encoding NAD(P)H-hydrate dehydratase: MITVVTPQEMVAIDAAAQETQEELIERAGAAVAQQARKMLPAGQAHQVMVMVGPGANGADGRVAARHLTADGQNVTVTEAHLVPSQVSGFALVIDAAFGTGLRRPHQGPTTDAPVLAVDLPSGLDGLTGETLGKPTPAQCTITFAAAKPGHFLGQGPALCGDLVVADIGLDVSWANCWFAQVDDVAGLIPSRPSDAHKWQSACWVIAGHQGMEGAAYLAARAAQRSGAGYVRLSVPGETNPPAPLEVVVSPLNLADPLEDHERFAALVLGPGLGPSEETSHAVQRWIKQADQPMVVDGDGLRALVLADRPVLRNVPLVMTPHDGEYRMLTGQPPVSDRLKAARTLAQQYESVVLLKGPTTVIADTTGATYLVRSGDQRLATAGTGDVLSGIIGGFLARGAQPWAAAVGGVLVHGALLDALPNTGVVAGDLDAHLPAVLSRLGVDA, from the coding sequence TTGATCACGGTTGTTACTCCGCAAGAAATGGTGGCCATTGATGCGGCCGCCCAAGAGACTCAAGAAGAACTTATTGAACGAGCCGGTGCCGCAGTAGCGCAACAAGCAAGAAAAATGCTGCCGGCCGGCCAGGCCCACCAGGTAATGGTCATGGTGGGGCCGGGGGCCAACGGTGCCGATGGGCGAGTAGCGGCCCGGCACCTCACGGCCGATGGTCAAAACGTCACGGTGACCGAAGCGCACTTAGTACCTTCACAGGTTTCTGGTTTTGCATTGGTTATTGATGCTGCTTTTGGAACCGGTCTTCGCCGCCCGCACCAAGGGCCGACCACCGATGCACCGGTACTGGCCGTGGATTTGCCTTCAGGCCTCGACGGGCTGACCGGTGAAACCTTAGGGAAGCCGACCCCGGCGCAATGCACCATCACCTTTGCCGCCGCCAAACCAGGGCATTTTTTAGGGCAAGGCCCCGCCTTGTGCGGCGACCTTGTGGTGGCCGATATAGGGCTTGATGTGTCTTGGGCAAACTGTTGGTTTGCTCAGGTAGACGACGTGGCGGGGCTTATCCCGTCTCGCCCTTCAGACGCCCACAAGTGGCAAAGCGCCTGTTGGGTCATTGCTGGCCACCAGGGCATGGAAGGGGCGGCTTATCTGGCCGCCCGGGCTGCTCAAAGGTCAGGAGCCGGCTACGTACGGCTCAGCGTGCCGGGGGAAACAAACCCTCCGGCCCCGTTAGAGGTTGTGGTATCTCCGTTAAATCTTGCTGACCCGCTTGAAGACCATGAGCGTTTTGCTGCCTTAGTTTTGGGCCCCGGCTTGGGCCCGAGCGAAGAAACCAGCCACGCCGTACAGCGCTGGATAAAACAAGCCGACCAACCAATGGTGGTCGACGGGGATGGTTTGCGTGCTTTGGTTCTTGCTGACCGCCCGGTGTTGCGTAATGTTCCTTTGGTGATGACTCCCCACGACGGCGAATACCGCATGTTGACCGGCCAACCCCCGGTCTCCGATCGTTTAAAAGCGGCCCGTACCTTGGCCCAACAATACGAATCCGTGGTGTTGCTCAAAGGCCCCACCACGGTTATTGCCGATACCACCGGCGCAACGTATTTGGTGCGGTCTGGCGATCAACGATTGGCTACGGCAGGAACCGGCGATGTGCTTTCGGGCATTATTGGCGGTTTTTTAGCCCGCGGAGCGCAGCCTTGGGCCGCCGCAGTTGGGGGAGTACTGGTCCACGGTGCTTTGCTTGATGCCTTGCCCAATACCGGGGTGGTGGCTGGGGACCTCGACGCACATTTGCCGGCAGTTCTCAGTCGCTTAGGGGTCGACGCATGA
- a CDS encoding DUF3367 domain-containing protein, with protein sequence MKLLRSRWRELVLVAVAYGPLMLTRPGVVNADIKQYLHLDAGALLASASQLWNPDFGLGTVTHQNIGYLFPAGPFYWLGQTLGLADWLIQRLWYGSILVMAGLGVLALLRRVAPDHPTHLTGAMVYMLSPFLLGHLTGQSALLLPFSLFPWLVLAMAAAVATDRWRWPAIFALLVTVAGSINGSSIFFVVLGAVLWAPVAAWSDPAISQIQAGRAVLRAGILTLATQLWWMVALAIGGWHGLPILSLTETLTSTNNTTSSFEVLRGLGYWFFYGRDPGGLWLAGLADPYMERLWLLTVSFGLAGLCLLGLALVRWQHRAYFALISVVGLVISVGSFRHGGRSPYGSFFNWAAGSSDLVFSLRNTQRAAPLLVLGMAVFAAAALQAGWVRFPRLAWGSNILVLVLVVVNLPGLWNGSLIAERFHREEIPDYWQDAAADLNTGDRQSRVMEIPGVDFASYRWGHTLDPITPGLIERPYVARELLPHGDQSGANLLVAFDRSLQEGWFEPAALPEIAQLLGVGEVVLRSDLEYERYRTARPRPLWAMLVDPPEGLAVPRAFGEPVPNVAGDEHPMFDELELGIPLNAVDPPPVAIFAVEDSLGMVRARPVDSSLVVSGDGEGLVALASAGLLEPAQGLVRYAASVESLSPTDRLAVTDTNRERAERWYAMNANVGYTEPLGTTSLFPDVSDVRIRPVDGAPTTHAEYRVASAAGQDLGFASVEATGYGNRVFLNPEFRPVNAFDGDPLTSWRIEEYGEAVTPELVLSLSAPVTLSEITFTQPLVGPQDRRVRTLSVVLDGEPEFLVELDARSYVLGGQTVIIGERSMQTASFAFVDGLGPPGPAGFAEIDLGLVVDEVLRVPTEVLSAANDVDHDVVVVLSRHRTNPAEPVRPDPERIIDRVLDLPSERSWWGEATVRLADWAPDQMLDEILGVPSADQGGVTARSSDRLSGDLRARALAAIDGDPATHWSPEFLEQTGQWVSYTVAEEITVEGLELLVVADPHHSIPTRLTVAVDGQEVSLDLPFIAPGETLGHVVAVPLVLPQPLTGRTVTVTIAAVSEKETDNWYTGSEVVMPVALAEIGISSLVAPPVPDVFDSGCRTDLMAINGQPVGLRVTGDRTTALAGQGLLAVFCDQSLVLPAGDTRVQTVDGRFTGFNIDRVVLRSGVGGAAAGQWSNPAGELSAQVTVTHQGRSKLSAQISQTGESFWLVLGQSFNEGWAASVNGEDLGTPQLVDGFANGWLVNSSEPGELLVEFRWAPQRSVNFGLGVSAAAVLLCLVLAWRGRRFSVASVKAAVPEFLDLRSRKMLSQATSGQVALSMGLVALLVSRPWVGLVVALVSWLSARYPKWRFVPLALATVAYGGGVAYIIFLQIRWGYEPSFAWPSWGRSAHHFGLLAVLLLMADVVVRSLVERVTAKDCL encoded by the coding sequence ATGAAGCTCTTGCGCTCCCGGTGGCGGGAACTGGTGTTGGTGGCGGTGGCCTATGGGCCGCTGATGCTGACTCGCCCTGGGGTGGTCAATGCGGATATCAAGCAGTACCTCCACCTTGACGCAGGGGCATTGTTGGCCAGCGCCTCGCAACTTTGGAACCCGGATTTCGGTTTAGGCACGGTGACCCATCAGAACATTGGTTACTTGTTTCCTGCCGGGCCTTTTTATTGGTTGGGGCAAACCCTGGGGTTGGCTGATTGGCTGATCCAGCGCTTGTGGTACGGGTCGATCTTGGTGATGGCGGGCCTTGGGGTGCTGGCGTTGTTGCGTCGGGTGGCACCTGATCACCCCACCCATTTGACCGGGGCCATGGTCTACATGTTGAGCCCATTTTTGCTGGGCCATCTGACCGGCCAGTCAGCGCTGCTCCTTCCGTTTTCTCTTTTTCCTTGGCTGGTGTTGGCTATGGCCGCCGCGGTAGCCACTGATCGTTGGCGTTGGCCAGCAATTTTTGCTTTGTTGGTCACGGTGGCCGGGTCAATAAATGGGAGTTCAATATTTTTTGTGGTGCTAGGGGCGGTCTTGTGGGCTCCGGTAGCGGCGTGGTCGGATCCGGCAATTTCGCAGATCCAGGCGGGGCGAGCGGTCTTGCGGGCCGGGATTTTGACTTTGGCTACCCAACTCTGGTGGATGGTGGCTTTGGCCATTGGAGGTTGGCACGGCCTACCAATTTTGTCGCTTACCGAAACTTTGACCTCTACCAACAACACCACCAGTTCTTTTGAAGTGTTGCGGGGCTTGGGTTACTGGTTTTTCTATGGCCGCGACCCGGGTGGCCTGTGGCTGGCCGGTTTAGCGGACCCCTACATGGAGCGCCTGTGGTTGTTGACGGTTTCTTTCGGCCTGGCCGGTCTTTGTCTTTTGGGCTTGGCGTTGGTGCGCTGGCAGCATCGGGCTTATTTCGCTTTGATTTCTGTGGTGGGTTTAGTGATTTCGGTGGGTTCGTTTCGCCATGGCGGCCGGTCACCTTATGGGTCGTTCTTTAATTGGGCTGCGGGTTCTTCGGACTTAGTGTTCAGTTTGCGTAACACGCAACGAGCAGCGCCCTTGCTGGTGTTGGGCATGGCGGTGTTTGCGGCTGCTGCTTTGCAAGCAGGGTGGGTTCGTTTTCCTCGTTTGGCTTGGGGAAGCAACATTTTGGTTTTGGTTTTGGTGGTGGTCAACCTGCCGGGGCTATGGAACGGCTCGCTTATCGCCGAGCGGTTCCATCGAGAAGAGATCCCAGATTATTGGCAGGACGCAGCAGCAGACCTCAACACCGGCGACCGGCAAAGCAGGGTTATGGAAATACCCGGGGTGGATTTTGCTTCTTACCGGTGGGGCCACACCTTGGACCCCATTACGCCGGGGCTTATCGAACGCCCTTATGTGGCTCGTGAGTTATTGCCTCACGGTGACCAGTCGGGGGCCAACCTATTGGTGGCTTTTGATCGGAGCCTGCAAGAAGGCTGGTTTGAACCAGCGGCGCTGCCAGAGATCGCTCAATTGTTGGGGGTAGGCGAGGTGGTGCTCCGAAGCGATTTGGAATACGAGCGCTACCGCACAGCGCGACCTCGGCCCCTTTGGGCGATGTTGGTTGATCCACCGGAGGGGTTGGCGGTGCCGCGGGCTTTTGGTGAGCCGGTTCCTAACGTGGCCGGTGATGAGCACCCCATGTTTGATGAACTTGAGTTGGGGATACCCCTCAATGCGGTTGACCCGCCTCCGGTAGCTATTTTTGCGGTGGAAGATTCTTTAGGGATGGTGCGGGCCCGGCCGGTGGATTCTTCTTTGGTGGTCTCGGGAGATGGTGAGGGTTTGGTGGCCTTAGCGTCCGCCGGATTGTTGGAACCTGCCCAGGGCTTGGTGCGTTACGCCGCTTCGGTTGAGTCGCTAAGCCCCACCGATCGTTTAGCGGTGACCGACACCAACCGGGAGCGGGCGGAACGCTGGTACGCCATGAATGCCAACGTGGGCTACACCGAACCGCTGGGAACTACTTCGTTGTTTCCTGATGTGAGTGATGTGCGTATACGCCCCGTGGATGGCGCACCAACCACCCATGCCGAGTATCGGGTAGCGAGCGCGGCGGGTCAAGATTTAGGTTTTGCTTCGGTGGAGGCCACCGGTTACGGCAACCGAGTTTTTTTGAATCCGGAGTTTCGTCCGGTTAATGCTTTTGATGGCGACCCGTTGACCTCGTGGCGTATTGAGGAATACGGCGAAGCGGTGACGCCAGAGTTGGTGTTGTCGTTGTCGGCTCCGGTAACCCTTAGCGAGATCACCTTTACCCAACCTTTGGTGGGGCCACAAGATCGTCGGGTGCGCACCTTGTCGGTGGTTCTTGACGGCGAACCAGAGTTTTTGGTTGAACTTGATGCCCGCTCATATGTTTTGGGCGGCCAAACGGTGATCATTGGGGAGCGTTCGATGCAAACGGCTTCGTTTGCTTTTGTTGATGGACTTGGGCCGCCGGGGCCCGCCGGCTTTGCCGAAATTGATTTAGGACTGGTGGTTGATGAGGTGCTGCGGGTGCCTACCGAGGTGCTGTCGGCTGCCAACGACGTGGACCATGATGTAGTTGTGGTGTTGTCCCGGCACCGCACCAACCCGGCCGAACCGGTGCGCCCCGACCCGGAACGCATTATTGACCGGGTGTTGGACCTTCCATCGGAGCGGTCTTGGTGGGGGGAGGCCACGGTGCGGTTGGCTGACTGGGCGCCCGACCAGATGCTTGACGAAATATTGGGGGTACCGAGCGCTGACCAAGGCGGGGTAACGGCCCGCTCTAGCGATCGCCTTTCTGGCGATTTACGGGCCCGTGCTTTAGCGGCTATTGACGGCGACCCGGCGACTCATTGGAGTCCAGAGTTTCTTGAACAAACCGGTCAATGGGTGTCTTACACGGTGGCTGAAGAAATCACCGTTGAGGGCCTCGAACTGTTAGTGGTGGCTGATCCGCACCACAGTATTCCTACCCGCCTCACCGTGGCCGTTGATGGTCAAGAAGTTTCCCTTGACCTTCCTTTCATTGCTCCCGGTGAAACGTTGGGCCATGTGGTAGCGGTGCCGCTTGTTTTGCCGCAACCCTTAACCGGCCGTACCGTTACGGTCACCATCGCGGCGGTGAGCGAAAAAGAAACCGACAACTGGTACACCGGGAGCGAGGTGGTTATGCCGGTGGCTTTAGCCGAAATAGGAATCTCCTCGTTGGTGGCGCCGCCGGTCCCCGATGTTTTTGATTCTGGTTGCCGTACCGACCTGATGGCCATAAACGGTCAACCGGTGGGCTTGCGGGTAACCGGTGACCGAACAACCGCCTTAGCCGGGCAAGGTTTGCTGGCCGTGTTTTGCGACCAGTCGCTGGTGCTTCCGGCGGGCGACACTCGAGTGCAAACGGTTGATGGGCGCTTTACCGGGTTCAATATTGATCGGGTGGTTTTGCGTTCCGGGGTGGGTGGCGCTGCCGCTGGGCAGTGGAGTAACCCGGCCGGCGAGTTGTCTGCTCAAGTAACGGTTACCCACCAAGGGCGCTCTAAGTTGTCGGCCCAAATAAGCCAAACCGGCGAGTCTTTTTGGTTGGTTTTGGGGCAAAGTTTTAACGAAGGTTGGGCAGCCAGCGTAAACGGTGAAGATTTAGGAACCCCGCAGTTGGTAGATGGGTTCGCTAACGGTTGGCTGGTCAACTCGAGTGAACCTGGTGAACTTTTGGTGGAGTTTCGCTGGGCGCCTCAACGGTCGGTCAACTTTGGTTTAGGGGTTTCTGCGGCAGCGGTGTTGTTGTGTCTTGTTTTGGCTTGGCGAGGGCGTCGCTTTTCGGTGGCTAGCGTCAAGGCAGCGGTACCGGAATTTTTAGACCTTCGATCCCGGAAGATGCTGAGCCAAGCCACGTCAGGGCAGGTGGCGTTAAGTATGGGGTTGGTGGCTTTGCTGGTTTCTCGCCCTTGGGTTGGGTTGGTGGTGGCTTTGGTTAGTTGGTTGAGCGCCCGTTACCCGAAGTGGCGTTTTGTTCCGCTGGCTCTGGCGACCGTGGCTTATGGCGGTGGGGTGGCTTATATTATTTTCTTGCAAATCCGTTGGGGGTATGAGCCGTCGTTTGCTTGGCCATCTTGGGGTCGATCGGCGCACCATTTTGGTCTGTTGGCTGTTTTGTTGCTGATGGCCGATGTGGTGGTGCGCTCTTTGGTTGAGCGAGTAACGGCTAAGGACTGTTTATGA
- a CDS encoding glycosyltransferase family 1 protein, with translation MMARVPESRAGTAKPESMNSPNLFDQKTPSLAAVVERAGQLGVHQVAVVAWRDLDAPDAGGAEVHLAEVTRRWVEAGLGVSLRTAAVPEGPEKLRRNGVEVQRSGGRVSIFPGAALGVLRGELGAADGVVDVFQGMPFLSPLWAHRPRVGVIHHCHMGTWGDLAPPGLAQLGYLIERFGVRVLYRKTPLVTLSPSSAEEISIRMGIDRSRLRVGPVGVAEDFCLDKTVQKSLAPSVVAGGRFMPPKAFDRLVEVLVEVRQQVPDLTATIFGDGPGRQSVAAQVAAHGAAEWLRLPGFVSQEEKVRLYQEAWVLAAPSRREGWNMTVTEAAACGTPAVATDIPGHRDAVAEQKTGILVEGRPAMADALVHLLTDTNQRQSFADAAVERSKQFRWEHTAAVILNALCDDAQRRKS, from the coding sequence ATGATGGCCAGAGTACCGGAAAGCCGTGCTGGGACTGCTAAACCAGAGTCAATGAACTCGCCTAATTTGTTTGACCAAAAGACGCCATCGCTCGCTGCGGTGGTGGAAAGAGCGGGCCAGTTGGGCGTTCACCAGGTAGCGGTGGTGGCTTGGCGTGACCTTGACGCTCCGGACGCTGGTGGAGCCGAGGTGCATTTAGCCGAGGTGACCCGTCGGTGGGTAGAAGCGGGTCTTGGTGTGAGTTTGCGTACGGCGGCGGTACCTGAGGGCCCAGAAAAATTACGCCGTAACGGGGTTGAGGTGCAGCGTTCCGGGGGCCGGGTTTCGATTTTTCCGGGAGCAGCATTGGGGGTTTTGCGGGGGGAACTCGGGGCAGCCGACGGGGTGGTAGACGTTTTTCAGGGCATGCCTTTCCTCTCTCCTTTGTGGGCGCATCGCCCAAGGGTGGGCGTTATTCACCATTGCCATATGGGGACCTGGGGCGATCTTGCTCCGCCCGGTCTGGCTCAATTGGGGTACTTGATTGAACGCTTTGGGGTGCGGGTGCTGTATCGCAAGACCCCGCTGGTTACCTTGTCGCCTTCGTCGGCCGAAGAGATTTCAATCCGCATGGGAATTGATCGGTCCCGGTTGAGGGTCGGCCCGGTAGGGGTGGCGGAAGATTTTTGTTTAGACAAAACTGTGCAGAAATCGTTAGCCCCTTCCGTGGTGGCGGGGGGTCGGTTTATGCCGCCCAAAGCTTTCGACCGTTTGGTTGAGGTGCTGGTTGAGGTACGGCAACAGGTGCCTGACCTTACGGCCACTATTTTTGGGGATGGACCAGGCCGCCAATCGGTAGCGGCACAAGTAGCGGCTCATGGTGCTGCGGAATGGTTGCGGTTGCCGGGTTTTGTTTCGCAAGAAGAAAAGGTCCGGTTATATCAAGAAGCTTGGGTGCTGGCGGCTCCCTCTCGCCGGGAGGGATGGAATATGACGGTTACCGAGGCAGCGGCTTGTGGCACACCGGCAGTTGCTACCGATATCCCCGGTCACCGAGATGCAGTGGCGGAACAAAAAACTGGGATTTTGGTTGAAGGACGTCCGGCCATGGCCGATGCGCTGGTGCATTTGCTGACCGACACCAACCAGCGCCAATCTTTTGCCGATGCGGCGGTAGAGCGCAGTAAACAATTTCGTTGGGAGCACACCGCGGCGGTCATCCTCAACGCATTGTGCGACGATGCGCAACGCAGGAAATCATGA
- the alr gene encoding alanine racemase has translation MTKRPTNFQVSLSDLRHNVEVLRGLAPGSLFCAVLKADAYGHGAVTIAQTVLEAGADWLAVALTDEAVELRAAGITAPLLILSEPAPDEMATVAGLAEVRPTVYTKAGIEAFAAVAPGAPVHLKIETGLHRVGVPADEAVAAAEHLQSCGLFLEGAFTHFAMAAEPESPLTQRQHQRFDTALEDLTTAGHRPQLVHAANSAATMAFPQTHYSLVRCGIALYGADPSPELRPRMDELGLRPIGSLVSVVAHRHRIEPGETVSYGQRWQATETTELATLPLGYADGLMRSWGDAGQVLINGRRYPIRGAITMDQTMVEVDQTVKVGDQVVLLGRQGNETITAGDMGDVLGTISYELLAKLGRRLPIKYLDE, from the coding sequence ATGACCAAGCGGCCCACAAACTTTCAGGTTTCGTTAAGCGATCTCCGCCACAACGTTGAGGTGCTGCGGGGTTTAGCGCCGGGGTCTCTCTTTTGTGCGGTCCTCAAAGCGGACGCTTATGGGCACGGAGCGGTGACCATCGCTCAAACGGTGCTGGAGGCCGGCGCCGACTGGTTAGCGGTGGCCCTCACTGACGAAGCGGTGGAACTCCGCGCCGCCGGCATCACCGCCCCACTGTTGATTCTTTCTGAACCCGCTCCGGACGAAATGGCTACCGTGGCTGGGCTGGCTGAGGTGCGCCCAACGGTGTACACCAAGGCAGGTATTGAGGCGTTCGCTGCCGTGGCCCCGGGAGCTCCGGTGCATTTGAAAATAGAAACCGGGCTTCATCGGGTAGGGGTCCCGGCCGATGAAGCGGTAGCCGCCGCGGAACATTTGCAATCTTGCGGGCTTTTCTTAGAGGGGGCGTTTACTCATTTTGCTATGGCCGCTGAGCCAGAAAGCCCACTCACCCAAAGACAACACCAACGGTTCGACACGGCACTTGAAGATTTAACAACAGCCGGGCACCGCCCACAATTGGTTCATGCCGCGAACTCGGCGGCCACCATGGCTTTTCCGCAAACCCATTATTCTCTGGTTCGTTGCGGTATTGCTCTTTACGGAGCCGACCCCTCACCAGAACTACGCCCCCGCATGGACGAACTGGGCTTGCGGCCGATTGGGTCACTGGTCAGCGTGGTGGCTCACCGGCACCGCATTGAGCCCGGCGAAACGGTGTCGTACGGGCAGCGCTGGCAGGCTACAGAAACTACCGAATTGGCCACCTTGCCTTTGGGGTACGCCGATGGGTTGATGCGCTCTTGGGGAGACGCCGGACAGGTACTTATCAACGGTCGGCGATACCCGATTCGAGGCGCCATCACCATGGACCAAACAATGGTCGAGGTCGACCAGACGGTCAAGGTCGGTGATCAGGTGGTGCTGTTAGGCAGGCAAGGAAACGAAACGATTACCGCCGGCGACATGGGCGATGTGCTGGGCACCATCAGTTACGAGTTGCTGGCAAAACTCGGGCGGCGCTTGCCGATTAAATATCTTGACGAGTAA
- a CDS encoding DUF3524 domain-containing protein, with the protein MSRVFLVEPFCGGSHAAWAQGFAQHSQHEVVVISHPGSFWRWRFRGGSVTLAEATQKAVEQFGQPDLVLVSSMVDLSAWLGLTRRFLGDPPVVLYMHENQLGYPLSPQQKANDEFPLANWRSVVAADQVWFNSAFHQQSWWAALPALLDRAPDQPHHALLAAAKAKSRVMPVGVELGDVPVADQPNDPPLVLWNQRWDYDKNPHEVMDALVALAEEGASFSVALVGENVRENPREIEEAKEKLADRVAAYGFLPREEYVHLLGQAAVVISAAHHEFFGIAVVEALAAGAVPVLPAHQSYPELIPKEWHEAALYPPGQLVDRLRLVLSDFSSWHQKSEGLAFEMRRFSWVSVAADYDSQIDDLLTRYGQGS; encoded by the coding sequence ATGAGTCGGGTATTTTTAGTGGAGCCTTTTTGCGGGGGATCTCATGCGGCTTGGGCACAAGGTTTCGCTCAGCATTCTCAGCATGAGGTGGTCGTTATTAGTCACCCGGGGAGTTTTTGGCGTTGGCGTTTTCGTGGCGGATCGGTCACGCTGGCTGAAGCAACCCAGAAGGCGGTTGAGCAGTTTGGCCAACCTGATCTGGTGTTGGTTTCTTCCATGGTGGATCTCTCGGCCTGGCTGGGTTTAACCCGCCGGTTTTTGGGCGACCCTCCGGTGGTTTTGTATATGCACGAAAACCAGTTGGGTTACCCCTTGAGTCCGCAACAGAAAGCGAACGACGAGTTCCCGTTGGCTAATTGGCGTTCGGTGGTGGCCGCTGACCAAGTGTGGTTTAACTCAGCGTTTCATCAACAGTCTTGGTGGGCGGCTTTGCCGGCCTTGCTCGACCGGGCTCCCGACCAGCCGCACCACGCTTTGCTGGCTGCAGCAAAAGCAAAGAGCCGGGTCATGCCGGTGGGGGTGGAGTTGGGGGATGTTCCTGTAGCAGACCAACCCAACGACCCGCCGTTGGTGTTATGGAACCAGCGTTGGGACTACGACAAGAACCCCCACGAGGTGATGGATGCCTTGGTGGCCTTGGCTGAAGAAGGCGCAAGTTTCTCGGTGGCTTTGGTGGGAGAAAACGTGCGAGAAAACCCTCGAGAGATTGAGGAGGCGAAAGAGAAATTGGCCGACCGGGTGGCGGCCTACGGGTTTTTACCTCGAGAAGAGTATGTGCATTTGTTGGGGCAAGCCGCTGTGGTGATCAGTGCGGCGCATCACGAATTTTTTGGCATTGCCGTAGTGGAAGCATTAGCGGCGGGGGCAGTGCCGGTGCTGCCGGCTCATCAGAGTTACCCCGAGTTGATTCCCAAGGAGTGGCATGAGGCCGCGCTTTACCCTCCCGGCCAGTTGGTTGACCGGCTGCGTTTGGTGTTGAGCGATTTTTCAAGTTGGCACCAAAAATCTGAGGGCTTGGCTTTTGAAATGCGCCGGTTCTCGTGGGTTTCGGTAGCTGCCGACTACGACAGCCAAATAGATGACCTGTTGACCCGCTACGGTCAAGGCTCATGA